A section of the Cryobacterium soli genome encodes:
- a CDS encoding glycoside hydrolase family 2 protein yields MSVPTSHALDHSTTPSSPTRASRQDGSYPRPQVLRERWASLDGIWSFRHDDTDRGVTAGWSDGFPEPRDIVVPFPPESPASGIGEPGFHPVVWYSRTVTSDDLERAGRSESSPRVLLHFGAVDYRASVWIDGAFIGDHEGGHTPFTFDVSASLTGADEHTIVVRAEDDPLDLTQPRGKQDWHEDAHAIWYRRTTGIWQTVWLEAVPDTSIRSLRWIPLDHERVSFRASFRNKAAAGSRVRVALHWDEAGEDLGTTEMVVPTATDHLDLVLTVPRQSNGQAEDELQWTPEKPRLIDATVTLIDTSGAELDVVASYLGLRTVGVDRGSFLLNDRPYDVRSVLNQGYWPDSHIAAPSAAAHRREVELIKSLGFTAVRLHQKIEDPRFLYWADRLGLLVWGEAPGAYAFTPTAVQRLMREWMDAVERDVSHPSIVTWVPVNESWGVQHISSDPAQQAYARSLADVTRALDPSRPVISNDGWEHVSSDIIGVHDYEGDGEVLARTFADAASRQALLSGMGPAGRRILVDGAADVGQPVMLTEFGGVNFQPGVRREDGWGYTTASDGDDWIDRIGALYDAIRASTLLAGSCYTQFTDTMQETNGLLTADREPKVPVELIRRAVTGRD; encoded by the coding sequence ATGTCTGTTCCGACTTCACACGCCCTTGACCACAGCACCACGCCATCGAGCCCGACGCGCGCCAGCAGGCAGGACGGCAGCTATCCTCGCCCGCAGGTGTTGCGTGAGCGTTGGGCCAGCCTGGACGGGATCTGGTCGTTCCGCCACGATGACACCGATCGCGGTGTGACGGCGGGGTGGAGCGACGGCTTCCCGGAGCCGAGGGATATCGTCGTACCGTTCCCGCCGGAGTCACCGGCGTCGGGCATCGGGGAGCCGGGTTTTCACCCGGTGGTGTGGTACTCCCGCACGGTCACGAGCGACGACCTCGAACGCGCCGGCCGCTCCGAGAGCTCGCCCCGAGTTCTGCTGCACTTCGGTGCCGTCGACTACCGCGCGTCGGTATGGATCGACGGCGCCTTCATCGGCGATCACGAAGGGGGGCACACCCCGTTCACGTTCGACGTCTCCGCCTCGCTCACCGGAGCAGACGAGCACACAATCGTGGTGCGTGCCGAAGACGACCCGCTCGATCTGACTCAACCGCGCGGCAAGCAGGACTGGCACGAAGACGCGCACGCGATCTGGTACCGGCGCACGACCGGTATCTGGCAGACGGTGTGGCTCGAAGCGGTGCCGGACACGTCGATCCGATCCCTTCGGTGGATTCCGCTCGACCACGAACGCGTGTCGTTCCGGGCTTCGTTTAGAAACAAGGCCGCTGCGGGCAGCCGCGTGCGGGTGGCTCTTCACTGGGACGAGGCCGGCGAAGACCTCGGAACGACGGAGATGGTCGTGCCGACCGCGACCGACCACCTCGACCTCGTCCTGACCGTGCCGCGGCAGAGCAACGGCCAGGCCGAAGACGAGCTGCAGTGGACGCCGGAGAAGCCCCGGCTGATCGACGCCACCGTCACGTTGATCGACACGAGCGGAGCGGAGCTTGACGTCGTCGCGTCCTACCTGGGCTTGCGCACCGTCGGGGTCGACCGCGGTTCGTTCCTCTTGAACGATCGCCCCTACGACGTTCGTTCCGTGCTGAACCAGGGGTACTGGCCCGACTCCCACATCGCGGCGCCGTCAGCGGCGGCGCATCGTAGAGAAGTCGAGCTCATCAAATCGCTCGGCTTCACGGCCGTCCGCCTGCACCAGAAGATCGAGGATCCTCGGTTCCTCTACTGGGCAGACCGGCTCGGTCTGCTCGTGTGGGGCGAGGCCCCCGGCGCCTACGCGTTCACCCCGACCGCCGTGCAGCGCCTCATGCGCGAATGGATGGATGCCGTCGAGCGCGATGTGTCGCATCCGTCGATCGTCACCTGGGTGCCCGTGAACGAGAGCTGGGGAGTGCAGCACATCAGCTCAGATCCGGCCCAGCAGGCCTATGCCCGATCGCTCGCCGACGTCACCCGCGCGCTCGACCCGTCACGCCCGGTCATCTCCAACGACGGGTGGGAGCACGTTTCCTCCGACATCATCGGCGTGCACGATTATGAAGGTGACGGCGAAGTCCTCGCTCGTACCTTCGCCGACGCTGCGTCCCGCCAGGCGCTCCTGTCGGGCATGGGACCGGCCGGCCGGCGCATCCTCGTCGACGGTGCCGCTGATGTCGGCCAGCCCGTCATGCTCACCGAGTTCGGAGGCGTGAACTTTCAGCCCGGCGTTCGCCGGGAAGACGGTTGGGGCTACACGACCGCAAGCGACGGCGACGATTGGATCGACAGGATCGGCGCGCTGTACGACGCCATCCGCGCGAGCACGCTACTGGCCGGATCGTGCTACACGCAGTTCACCGACACCATGCAGGAGACCAACGGCCTGCTGACCGCCGATCGTGAGCCGAAGGTGCCCGTGGAGCTCATCCGTCGCGCGGTCACCGGTCGCGACTGA
- a CDS encoding ABC transporter ATP-binding protein produces MSMEGAAWSSLYKISSARDGKHGFSRESVRRILTFAVPYRSQLLIFITLSTVGAFLAVATPVLAGQVVDVIVAQGAVSTIVWLAVVIALVAVADAGVSLVTRWYSARIGEGVILDLRTAVFNHVQKMPIAFFTRTRTGALVSRLNNDVIGAQQAFSGTLSGVVTNLVALILTLIVMLSTSWLVTVLAVIMLPIFLVPARRMGSRLAALRREAADHNSAMSTQMTERFSAPGATLVKLFGRPDEEAEEFRVRAARVRDIGVRTAMLQFVFFTALMLVSALALALVYGLGGSLALAGQLNTGDVVTLALLLTRLYAPLTSLANARVEIMSAVVSFERVFEVLDLDPLIKEKPDAVAVPEGQVSVEFDNVRFAYPSADKVSLASLEEVATLDTRGGEEVLHGVSFRIEPGQTVALVGSSGAGKSTIAQLLSRLYDVDSGAVRLAGTDVRDVTFASMRHTLGMVTQDGHLFHETILSNLRLARPEATDDEVWDAVRRARLEPLIRSLPDQLDTMVGERGYRLSGGERQRMTIARLLLAQPRVVILDEATAALDSTSEAAVQAALSEALEGRTAMVIAHRLSTIRSADLILVVEDGSIVERGTHEELLAVGGRYEELHRTQFAVQKNAAADNEALSRT; encoded by the coding sequence ATGAGCATGGAAGGCGCGGCCTGGAGCTCGCTGTACAAGATCTCGAGCGCCAGGGACGGCAAGCACGGCTTCTCCCGTGAGTCCGTGCGGCGGATCCTGACGTTCGCGGTGCCGTACCGGTCCCAGTTGCTGATCTTCATCACCCTCTCCACCGTGGGGGCTTTTCTCGCGGTCGCGACGCCGGTACTCGCCGGCCAGGTGGTCGACGTGATCGTCGCGCAGGGGGCGGTCAGCACCATCGTGTGGCTCGCCGTCGTCATCGCCCTCGTGGCCGTGGCCGACGCCGGCGTGTCACTCGTGACGCGCTGGTACTCGGCGCGGATCGGCGAAGGCGTTATTCTGGACCTCCGCACCGCCGTCTTCAACCACGTGCAGAAGATGCCGATCGCGTTCTTCACCCGCACGCGCACAGGCGCCCTCGTGAGCCGCCTCAACAACGATGTGATCGGCGCTCAGCAGGCCTTCAGCGGCACGCTCTCCGGCGTGGTCACGAACCTCGTCGCGCTGATCCTCACCCTCATCGTCATGCTCAGCACGTCCTGGCTCGTGACGGTTCTCGCCGTGATCATGCTCCCCATCTTCCTGGTCCCCGCGCGCCGCATGGGCAGCCGCCTCGCCGCGCTGCGCCGCGAGGCCGCCGATCACAATTCCGCCATGAGCACGCAGATGACCGAGCGCTTCTCGGCGCCCGGCGCCACCCTCGTCAAGCTGTTCGGCCGGCCCGACGAGGAGGCCGAGGAGTTCCGCGTCCGCGCCGCCCGTGTGCGCGACATCGGGGTGCGGACCGCAATGCTGCAGTTCGTCTTCTTCACCGCACTGATGCTCGTCTCCGCTCTCGCCCTGGCACTCGTGTACGGGCTCGGCGGCTCCCTCGCCCTCGCCGGCCAGCTGAATACCGGTGATGTGGTGACCCTGGCGCTCCTCCTCACCCGCCTCTACGCGCCGCTGACCAGCCTCGCCAACGCACGAGTGGAGATCATGAGCGCGGTGGTCAGCTTCGAGCGCGTCTTCGAGGTACTCGACCTCGACCCGCTCATCAAGGAGAAGCCCGACGCCGTCGCCGTCCCCGAGGGCCAGGTGTCCGTCGAGTTCGACAATGTCCGCTTCGCCTACCCGTCCGCGGACAAAGTCTCCCTTGCCTCTCTCGAGGAGGTGGCCACGCTGGACACCCGCGGCGGCGAGGAGGTGCTGCACGGCGTGTCCTTCCGGATCGAGCCGGGGCAGACCGTTGCCCTCGTTGGATCGTCCGGTGCGGGCAAGTCCACCATTGCGCAGCTGCTCTCGCGCCTGTACGACGTCGACAGCGGCGCCGTGCGCCTAGCGGGCACGGATGTCCGCGACGTCACGTTCGCCTCCATGCGGCACACCCTGGGCATGGTGACGCAAGACGGCCACCTGTTCCACGAGACCATCCTCTCCAATCTGCGCCTCGCGCGGCCGGAGGCAACCGACGACGAGGTGTGGGACGCCGTGCGCCGTGCGCGGCTCGAGCCGCTCATCCGCTCCCTGCCCGATCAGCTGGACACCATGGTCGGCGAGCGTGGCTACCGGCTCTCCGGCGGTGAGCGCCAGCGGATGACCATCGCGAGGCTCCTGCTCGCCCAGCCGCGCGTCGTCATCCTCGACGAGGCGACGGCGGCCCTGGACTCGACGTCTGAGGCCGCCGTGCAGGCGGCGCTCAGCGAGGCGCTCGAGGGACGCACGGCAATGGTGATCGCCCACCGCCTCTCCACCATCCGCAGCGCGGACCTGATCCTCGTGGTCGAGGACGGCTCGATCGTCGAGCGCGGCACGCACGAGGAACTGCTGGCTGTGGGCGGGCGGTACGAGGAACTGCACCGGACCCAGTTCGCCGTGCAGAAGAATGCTGCGGCCGATAACGAAGCGCTGAGCCGGACCTAG
- a CDS encoding TIM-barrel domain-containing protein, translating into MLLPRWALGNWWSRYHRYSSESYLALMDRFRAERLPFSVAVIDMDWHRVDSVPPEHGNGWTGYSWEPTLFPDPAAFLAELHRRGMRTTLNLHPATGVRAFEDRYPEMARAVGVDSSTGEAVPFNASDRVFLEAYFRELHHPLERQGVDFWWIDWQQGRTSNQAGVDPLWVLNHFHHLDAARDGGSGMTFSRYAGPGSHRYAVGFSGDAVISWASLAFQPEFTATAANIGYCWWSHDIGGHTTGIRDDELATRWVQFGVFSPIMRLHSANNPFIRKEPWAFPPAHRAAMDDALRLRHRMVPYLHTMNHRAAEQGIPLVRPIYHAEPRRREAYTVPNEYEFGSELILAPITEPASTVSLRGRVRAWLPAGLWTDIFTGTVYRGNRAVELHRTIASIPALLRAGGILPLDASGELDATINPAELDVLVAPAASGHFVLVEDRTDDQPPATALGDVARTPLSWDRECSEFRIGAVAGATDVVPQQRTWTITMLAALPYGAVTVEAEPTDAVTSTAIAPEPLAVTGEAGRWSITVQVRSDAGAVVRFGTAPLRVGGDPIEKARVLLETAQMGNPEKLAAWEILSTGRSPLEQLTELGAADLPEPVRSALAELLGAVSLDDAV; encoded by the coding sequence ATGCTCTTGCCGCGCTGGGCGCTGGGCAACTGGTGGAGCCGCTACCACCGTTACAGCAGCGAGTCCTATCTCGCACTCATGGATCGATTCCGCGCGGAGCGTCTGCCATTTTCCGTCGCGGTGATAGACATGGACTGGCACCGCGTGGACTCCGTGCCACCGGAACACGGCAACGGCTGGACCGGCTACTCGTGGGAGCCGACTCTCTTCCCCGACCCCGCCGCGTTCCTCGCCGAGTTGCACCGGCGGGGGATGCGCACCACACTCAACCTGCATCCCGCCACCGGTGTTCGCGCGTTCGAGGATCGCTACCCCGAGATGGCGCGCGCCGTCGGCGTCGACTCGTCGACGGGTGAGGCCGTGCCGTTCAACGCGTCCGACCGGGTGTTTCTGGAGGCCTACTTCCGCGAACTCCACCACCCGCTCGAGCGGCAGGGAGTCGACTTCTGGTGGATCGATTGGCAGCAGGGTCGCACCTCGAACCAGGCCGGAGTCGATCCGCTCTGGGTGCTCAACCACTTCCACCACCTCGATGCGGCGCGCGACGGCGGTAGCGGCATGACGTTCTCGCGTTACGCGGGGCCCGGGAGCCATCGCTACGCCGTCGGCTTCTCCGGCGACGCGGTCATCTCGTGGGCGTCGCTCGCGTTCCAACCCGAGTTCACCGCGACCGCCGCCAACATCGGTTACTGCTGGTGGAGCCACGACATCGGCGGGCACACTACGGGAATCCGCGACGACGAGTTGGCGACCCGGTGGGTGCAATTCGGCGTGTTCTCCCCGATCATGCGGCTCCATTCGGCCAACAACCCGTTCATCCGCAAAGAGCCCTGGGCGTTCCCTCCCGCGCATCGCGCGGCGATGGACGACGCGTTACGGTTGCGGCATCGGATGGTGCCCTACCTGCACACGATGAACCACCGCGCCGCTGAACAAGGCATCCCTCTCGTGCGACCGATCTACCATGCGGAACCGCGCCGGCGTGAGGCCTACACGGTGCCCAACGAGTACGAGTTCGGGAGTGAGCTCATCCTCGCGCCGATCACGGAGCCGGCCAGCACCGTGTCGCTCCGGGGGAGAGTCCGGGCGTGGCTTCCGGCTGGGCTCTGGACCGATATCTTCACCGGAACCGTCTATCGGGGCAACCGTGCCGTCGAGTTGCACCGAACTATCGCGTCGATCCCCGCGCTCCTGCGGGCCGGCGGCATCCTTCCCCTTGATGCGAGCGGCGAGCTCGACGCCACGATTAATCCCGCCGAGCTGGACGTGCTCGTCGCCCCAGCGGCGTCAGGACACTTCGTGCTCGTGGAAGACCGAACCGACGACCAGCCGCCGGCAACGGCGCTCGGAGACGTCGCTCGAACGCCGCTGTCGTGGGACCGTGAGTGCAGCGAGTTTCGCATCGGGGCGGTTGCCGGTGCCACCGACGTCGTGCCGCAACAGCGCACCTGGACGATCACGATGCTCGCCGCACTTCCGTATGGAGCGGTCACCGTCGAGGCCGAACCGACGGATGCCGTCACGTCGACCGCCATCGCGCCTGAGCCGCTTGCCGTCACCGGCGAAGCCGGGCGGTGGAGCATCACCGTGCAGGTGCGCTCGGATGCCGGTGCGGTCGTGCGCTTCGGCACCGCACCGCTGCGGGTCGGAGGCGACCCGATCGAGAAGGCGCGCGTGCTCCTGGAGACCGCTCAGATGGGGAACCCGGAAAAGCTCGCGGCGTGGGAGATCCTCAGCACCGGGCGCAGCCCCCTCGAGCAGCTCACCGAACTCGGCGCCGCCGATCTGCCGGAGCCGGTCCGTTCAGCCCTCGCTGAGCTGCTCGGCGCGGTCAGCCTCGACGACGCTGTCTGA
- a CDS encoding ABC transporter substrate-binding protein, with protein MSQGSTGLGFINRRSFLVGSGALAVLGLAACATGQGSTGATTSLRFYEQKQEVIAYFDNLLRSFEQGRPGVSVVHDSTVAIAPQFVRGNPADVGCFNTNLELARYIKRGVLSDLSDLPSAGRIRPDIGSLSEQYAVYPGRTSVLPYSLAAAGVIYNVQIFEDQGLPVPETWSQFVDVCTALDAAGITPIYATDRDTWTLWQGLFDYSVGSLVDTGSFFARMTELGSDVGPDSDVSFEKTFAVPMERAKTISSFFNPDHAVRSYADGNLAFGRGQAAMYLQGPWALSQIALIDENLRIGTFALPVSENPDERQARVNVDLGLYIPESSRHPDEARELVEFLMRPENIDAYNADNLAYSTTKDAPPQSDERLAGLQPYIDDAAFYQGAGTFVPTSIPLGNYLQSATRSGNFDGMLRQLDADWRRVAGRNATV; from the coding sequence ATGAGCCAAGGTTCCACAGGTCTCGGATTCATCAATCGCCGTTCGTTCCTCGTGGGATCCGGCGCGCTCGCAGTGCTCGGACTCGCCGCGTGCGCAACCGGCCAGGGGTCGACCGGAGCGACCACGAGCCTTCGCTTCTACGAGCAGAAGCAGGAAGTGATCGCGTACTTCGACAACCTGCTGCGGAGCTTCGAACAGGGTCGTCCCGGAGTCTCGGTCGTGCACGATTCCACCGTCGCCATCGCGCCGCAGTTCGTGCGGGGCAACCCGGCCGACGTCGGATGCTTCAACACGAACCTCGAGCTCGCCCGGTACATCAAGCGTGGCGTGCTGAGCGATCTCTCGGACCTGCCGTCAGCCGGTCGCATCCGGCCAGACATTGGCAGTCTCTCCGAGCAGTACGCGGTCTACCCAGGACGCACGAGCGTGCTTCCCTACTCCCTGGCGGCCGCCGGCGTGATCTACAACGTCCAGATCTTCGAGGATCAGGGACTACCCGTGCCTGAAACGTGGTCGCAGTTCGTCGATGTCTGCACAGCGCTCGACGCGGCCGGCATCACTCCCATCTACGCGACAGATCGGGACACCTGGACGCTGTGGCAGGGCCTCTTCGACTACTCGGTGGGTAGCCTGGTCGACACCGGATCGTTCTTCGCCCGCATGACCGAACTCGGCAGCGACGTCGGGCCGGATTCGGATGTCTCCTTCGAGAAGACCTTCGCCGTTCCCATGGAACGGGCCAAGACGATCTCGTCGTTCTTCAACCCTGACCATGCCGTGCGCTCCTATGCTGACGGCAACCTCGCCTTCGGCCGCGGCCAGGCGGCCATGTACCTGCAGGGCCCGTGGGCGCTCAGCCAGATCGCGCTGATCGACGAGAACCTCCGGATCGGAACCTTCGCGCTCCCGGTGTCGGAGAATCCAGACGAGCGGCAGGCCAGGGTCAACGTCGACCTCGGTCTGTACATCCCCGAATCGAGTCGACATCCGGACGAGGCCCGAGAACTCGTGGAGTTCCTCATGAGGCCCGAGAACATCGACGCCTACAACGCCGACAATCTGGCGTACTCCACCACGAAGGACGCTCCGCCGCAGAGCGACGAGCGCCTGGCCGGACTCCAGCCGTACATCGACGATGCTGCGTTCTATCAGGGGGCGGGAACGTTCGTCCCCACATCCATCCCGCTGGGCAACTACCTGCAGTCTGCGACGAGGAGCGGCAATTTCGACGGGATGCTGCGCCAGCTGGATGCGGATTGGCGACGCGTCGCCGGAAGGAACGCCACCGTATGA
- a CDS encoding carbohydrate ABC transporter permease: MTIHTLPPAATPHLESRQQQRSVLRGRRRVEPIFYVFLVPALLLFTVVIVIPAVIGIFYSFTDYVGYGQWHFLGLQNYATLFTDPSIIGSYGFTLGFAVVTVIVAQVIALAFAVGLSRTIRFAGPLRTIFVIPMVVSGIVVAYVFNFLFSNSLPALATTLGFGPLEQSILGNPDLAWLSIVIVSAWQTIPGALLVYTAGLTSIPGDLYEASSIDGASSWKQFRSITLPLISGFILINTVLGVKGYLGAYDVIVGLTGGGPGTATRSVAMTIFSGFTGGDYAYQMANATIFFIVTVIISIIQLGVTRGRPVSL, encoded by the coding sequence ATGACGATACACACGCTTCCTCCCGCAGCGACACCGCACCTCGAGTCCCGGCAGCAGCAGCGTTCGGTCCTCCGCGGCCGGCGGCGCGTCGAACCGATCTTCTACGTCTTCCTCGTGCCGGCGCTGCTGCTGTTCACAGTCGTCATCGTCATACCGGCGGTGATCGGCATCTTCTACAGCTTCACCGACTATGTCGGCTACGGCCAATGGCATTTCCTCGGCCTGCAGAACTACGCGACCCTCTTCACCGATCCGAGCATCATCGGTTCGTACGGGTTCACCCTGGGGTTCGCCGTGGTGACGGTCATCGTTGCGCAGGTCATCGCTCTGGCCTTCGCCGTCGGGTTATCGCGCACGATCCGGTTCGCCGGGCCCCTCCGAACCATTTTTGTCATTCCCATGGTCGTCTCGGGCATCGTGGTGGCATACGTCTTCAACTTCCTCTTCTCGAATTCGCTGCCGGCGCTCGCCACGACGCTCGGATTCGGCCCACTCGAGCAGAGCATCCTGGGCAATCCAGATCTCGCCTGGCTGTCGATCGTCATCGTCTCGGCCTGGCAAACGATCCCCGGGGCTCTGCTGGTCTACACGGCCGGTCTGACCTCGATCCCCGGCGACCTGTATGAGGCCAGCTCCATCGACGGCGCATCGAGCTGGAAGCAGTTCCGTTCGATCACGCTTCCGCTGATTTCCGGCTTCATTCTCATCAATACAGTGCTGGGCGTGAAGGGCTACCTGGGCGCCTACGACGTCATCGTCGGTCTCACGGGTGGCGGTCCCGGTACCGCAACCCGCAGCGTCGCCATGACGATCTTCAGCGGGTTCACGGGCGGAGATTATGCGTATCAGATGGCGAACGCGACCATCTTCTTCATCGTCACCGTGATCATCTCCATCATCCAACTCGGTGTGACACGAGGAAGGCCGGTCAGCCTGTGA
- a CDS encoding LacI family DNA-binding transcriptional regulator translates to MKRATLQDVAERAGVSAGTVANVVRGYRHVSPKMRAHVQAVIDELGYRPNRSGRTLATGRSSMIGLAFPDLRWPYFAELAHVFARTAEERGYRLLLMETGGTADGERSVLQDREAGTVDGLVMHPQTLTAVELNELRGGVPVVFLGEGSQPVGADQTAIDNVQAARDAVAHLITVGRRRIGFLGHESGALSNTSALRLDGYRQALAAAGLPYNADLLVPRDQGDAHGAELAVNDALDRGLVVDALLCRDDPAAIGALRALQRRGVDVPGQVAVVGWDATIIGESTLPSLTSVAPDTRALAERSLDLLLERLEGYAGPGRHVTVGHRIVYRESAPGSDSVVEADRAEQLSEG, encoded by the coding sequence ATGAAAAGGGCCACACTGCAGGACGTAGCCGAGCGCGCCGGCGTCTCCGCGGGGACGGTGGCCAACGTCGTGCGCGGGTACCGCCATGTGAGTCCGAAGATGCGCGCCCACGTTCAGGCCGTCATCGATGAACTCGGTTATCGGCCCAACCGCTCCGGACGCACGCTCGCGACCGGGCGCTCCAGCATGATCGGCCTCGCGTTCCCTGACCTCCGTTGGCCCTATTTCGCCGAACTGGCCCATGTGTTCGCCCGAACGGCCGAAGAACGGGGCTACCGCCTCCTTCTGATGGAGACCGGCGGCACGGCGGATGGCGAGCGATCCGTGCTGCAGGATCGCGAGGCCGGCACGGTGGATGGGCTCGTCATGCACCCGCAGACACTGACCGCCGTCGAGCTGAACGAGTTGCGCGGCGGTGTGCCCGTGGTGTTCCTCGGCGAGGGCTCCCAGCCGGTCGGTGCCGACCAGACGGCCATCGACAACGTTCAGGCCGCGCGCGACGCCGTCGCACATCTGATCACCGTGGGGAGGCGGCGCATCGGCTTCCTCGGCCACGAGAGCGGTGCGCTGTCGAACACGTCGGCGCTCCGTCTCGATGGGTACCGACAGGCTCTCGCCGCTGCCGGGCTTCCGTACAATGCAGATCTGCTCGTGCCCCGAGACCAGGGTGATGCACACGGCGCCGAACTCGCGGTGAACGACGCGCTCGACCGCGGGCTGGTCGTGGATGCCCTGCTCTGCCGTGACGACCCGGCGGCGATCGGGGCACTTCGGGCGCTCCAGCGACGGGGTGTCGACGTTCCCGGGCAGGTCGCCGTCGTGGGGTGGGACGCCACCATCATCGGCGAGAGCACGTTGCCGAGCTTGACGTCGGTCGCCCCCGACACGCGTGCTCTCGCCGAACGCTCTCTTGACCTCTTACTCGAGCGGCTCGAGGGGTACGCGGGACCCGGCCGCCACGTGACTGTCGGGCATCGAATCGTCTACCGCGAGAGCGCTCCAGGGTCAGACAGCGTCGTCGAGGCTGACCGCGCCGAGCAGCTCAGCGAGGGCTGA
- a CDS encoding helix-turn-helix transcriptional regulator, producing the protein MARMASGIRFSHLSPHAEAFQSWLSKEAHVIDTAELTPAHAASEDADTVNISSLRSARRVMHLRDVTSLLDTTEIDKHACHMESEVRVRRQAAGLSQAALGEALGVSRQTINAIETGRYDPSLILAVRLARFFESTVEEVFYFEDN; encoded by the coding sequence ATGGCACGCATGGCGTCGGGAATTCGTTTCAGCCACCTCTCCCCCCACGCCGAGGCCTTCCAGTCCTGGTTGAGCAAAGAAGCGCACGTCATCGACACCGCGGAGCTCACACCCGCTCACGCCGCCTCGGAAGACGCCGATACGGTCAACATCTCGTCGCTGAGAAGTGCGCGGCGCGTCATGCACCTCCGTGATGTGACAAGCCTGCTTGACACAACCGAAATAGACAAGCATGCTTGTCATATGGAGTCTGAGGTAAGAGTGAGGCGTCAAGCCGCCGGCCTCTCCCAGGCCGCACTTGGTGAGGCCTTAGGCGTTTCTCGCCAGACCATCAACGCCATCGAGACCGGACGCTACGATCCGTCGCTAATTCTCGCCGTTCGTCTAGCTCGATTCTTCGAGTCCACCGTTGAGGAAGTGTTCTATTTTGAAGACAACTAA
- a CDS encoding carbohydrate ABC transporter permease, whose protein sequence is MTPHPQPARRRRRLGRANIPLTILLGLATLTVLAPLYVTVSMAFKTSEQSVDGNAFSLPFPFNPNSFAEAWELTNFPVSVGVSILVAAIAVALTLFLSSLAAYAIVRNWERRFFRWSLFYLLAALFLPFPVIALPQIQLTALTGLDGPVGVGILHAMFQLSFSVLLYSAYLRSIPIELEESARIDGATTWQIFWRITLPLLAPMNATVGIFAFLASWNDFMLSSLITSDPALQTLPVVQNIFQSQFGTNYNVAFASYLMAMAPTIVVYLFAQRWVISGITQGAVKA, encoded by the coding sequence CTGACGCCTCACCCGCAGCCCGCACGTCGGCGCCGTCGGTTGGGCCGCGCCAACATACCGTTGACGATCCTGCTCGGCCTGGCCACTCTGACCGTGCTGGCGCCCTTGTATGTCACCGTGTCGATGGCCTTCAAGACGAGCGAACAGTCGGTTGACGGCAACGCGTTCTCGCTGCCGTTCCCGTTCAACCCGAACAGCTTCGCGGAGGCCTGGGAGCTCACCAACTTCCCGGTGTCGGTCGGCGTCTCGATCCTGGTCGCCGCGATCGCGGTCGCGCTGACACTCTTCCTGAGCTCACTCGCGGCCTACGCCATCGTGCGCAATTGGGAACGTCGCTTCTTCCGCTGGTCGTTGTTCTACCTCCTCGCCGCGCTCTTCTTGCCGTTCCCCGTCATCGCGTTGCCGCAGATCCAATTGACGGCGCTGACGGGCCTGGACGGCCCGGTCGGAGTCGGCATCCTGCACGCCATGTTCCAGTTGTCGTTCAGCGTGCTGTTGTACTCCGCCTATCTCCGGTCGATCCCGATCGAGCTCGAAGAGAGCGCCCGCATCGACGGAGCAACCACCTGGCAGATCTTCTGGAGAATCACACTGCCGCTCCTGGCGCCGATGAACGCGACCGTCGGCATCTTCGCCTTCCTGGCGTCGTGGAACGACTTCATGCTCTCGTCACTCATCACGTCAGACCCGGCCCTGCAAACACTGCCGGTGGTGCAGAACATCTTCCAGAGCCAGTTCGGCACCAACTACAACGTCGCGTTCGCGTCCTACCTCATGGCGATGGCACCGACGATCGTGGTGTACCTCTTCGCGCAGCGCTGGGTGATCAGCGGGATCACTCAAGGTGCCGTGAAGGCCTGA